CCAGTATAAAAGCCAGTCCAGCTGTCGGAATCCTCATCGTCTTCTcttgccttctcctccttgctgaaCAAGGTGAGCTGCAACCACCTTTGCCtcactctcctctctctctctcgtaCCGCAGATTGTTTTCTGACTTTGGTGTCGCTTTTGCCGAGAGCCTTGCTTCTTTGTGGTGTTCCCAACTCTAGGCTCCATGCTACCACCATGGCAGGTGGGAGAAAGTCTTGGGCTTTCTTTGCAGGGCCCCCTTCAGGACTGCTGCTCTTCAGtctttctgcctcctttcccaacgctgtccctgctccccagagcGTGCCTTTTCTCTTGCCGAGCACCCGGTCAGGCTGCACCTCACACGCTGActgtgctttccctgccctctctcccagGTGCACCTCCGTCCCACGGCCATGTCCTGCTACGATCTGTGCCGTCCCTGTGGGCCAACCCCGCTTGCCAACAGCTGCAACGAgtcctgtgtcaggcagtgccaggactcCCGGGTGGTGATCGAACCGTCTcccgtggtggtgaccctgcccggacccatcctcagctccttcccccagaaCACCGTTGTGGGATCCACCACCTCCGCTGCCgttggcagcatcctgagcACTGAgggagtgcccatctcctccgggggcttTAACATCTCCGGCCTTGGTGGCCGCTACTACGGCAGAAGGTGCCTGCCCTGCTAAAGGCGGGCCAGACGTCCAGTGAGTGCATCGACCGGGAAGCCCAAAGCCAGGTGCCGCACTGAGGAcggagctgctggccagggttTCCAGAGGGGCTGAGCACCCTCGTGCCCTCCTGCAAAGGAGGGATGGAAGCAAGGGgccttgctgtgctgcctggaaACATGGCCAACTGATGTCgtcttctcctcctgctttcttctccGCATCATGAGTCCCTGTTGCCTCCTGCTGTCCTGTGCCATGGGTTCATCCTGAAGCAAGCTGAGAGGGGCCCAGCTCACCACCCCCTGCCCgtgtgtgtgggaggaagaCGCGTGTCCCGTTGCTGTGAAGGGTTGCCTGACTGTCAGCTGCACCTGTAGCAGCCCGGACCGGGTCCCTTCCAGCACGCGCTGCTTTGTTTCACTCTTTAGACTAACCATTAAAGTTTATGCTGCATTGTAGCTTGACGTCTCCTCGTGTTCCTTCCCTCGTGGGATGCCCAGCCAAGCGTTCCAGGGGAAATGGGATGCTCTACAAGACAAAGGCCTGTCCAAAGGGATGTGGTGGGCTCACATCTTTCTTGCGGGATTGGGAGGAGGGGATTC
The sequence above is a segment of the Phalacrocorax aristotelis unplaced genomic scaffold, bGulAri2.1 scaffold_144, whole genome shotgun sequence genome. Coding sequences within it:
- the LOC142051098 gene encoding feather beta keratin-like; the encoded protein is MLCIQDKLVVKDVTCAEGACEPGAVWTSIKASPAVGILIVFSCLLLLAEQGEQVHLRPTAMSCYDLCRPCGPTPLANSCNESCVRQCQDSRVVIEPSPVVVTLPGPILSSFPQNTVVGSTTSAAVGSILSTEGVPISSGGFNISGLGGRYYGRRCLPC